One stretch of Dokdonia sp. Hel_I_53 DNA includes these proteins:
- a CDS encoding ABC transporter ATP-binding protein yields the protein MKKSTLHSTLTTKGLSVGYVTKKSQSRILDNISFDLKKSTLTGLIGINGSGKSTLLRTLSGLQPPLAGTIFLNQKPLTTLDNLTVAKKISVVLTQENTSKNLSVSELVGLGRQPYTNWIGTLNKVDLTHIKEALHVTETYTIRHKKCSELSDGQLQRVLIARALAQDTDVMLLDEPLSHLDLHHKASLLKLLASIAHDQNKTVLFSTHDIEYAIERCDSLIVLHKEGVFMDSPENLIKTDIFSSLFPSKHITFNTVQKRFDLE from the coding sequence ATGAAAAAAAGCACATTACATAGTACACTAACCACAAAAGGTCTCTCTGTAGGATACGTTACAAAAAAATCTCAAAGCAGGATTTTAGATAATATCTCTTTTGATTTAAAAAAAAGTACTCTCACTGGTCTAATAGGTATCAATGGCTCTGGTAAGTCTACGTTACTACGTACACTTTCTGGGTTACAACCACCACTTGCTGGAACAATTTTTTTAAATCAAAAACCTTTAACAACTCTAGACAACTTGACTGTTGCAAAAAAAATAAGTGTTGTACTCACACAAGAAAACACTTCAAAAAACTTGAGTGTTTCTGAGCTTGTTGGATTGGGACGGCAACCTTATACCAATTGGATAGGGACTTTAAATAAAGTAGACCTTACTCACATAAAAGAAGCATTACATGTTACCGAAACATATACTATTAGACATAAAAAATGCTCAGAACTTAGTGATGGACAATTACAACGCGTTCTTATAGCGAGAGCACTCGCTCAAGACACAGATGTAATGTTGCTAGATGAACCACTATCACATCTTGACTTACATCACAAAGCATCTTTACTAAAGCTTCTAGCAAGCATTGCACACGATCAAAATAAGACCGTACTTTTTTCTACACACGATATAGAATACGCTATTGAGAGATGTGACTCTCTTATTGTGCTACACAAAGAAGGTGTTTTTATGGACTCACCAGAAAATCTAATAAAGACAGATATATTCAGCTCCTTATTTCCAAGTAAACATATTACCTTTAATACTGTTCAAAAACGATTTGATTTAGAGTAA
- a CDS encoding iron ABC transporter permease produces MSKSTYTYCFIGLTLVLLLSFFLNLSLGSVHIPINEIFEGFTGGELSKKSWEYILLDYRLPKAITAVIAGAGLAVAGLLMQTLFRNPLAGPFVLGISSGASLGVALYILGGTAIGISSIYISGKWGLILASSVGSASVLLIVLSVASRVRDTMALLIIGLMVGSITSAVVSVLSYFSKAEELQRFIFWSFGSLGDLSWRGVYILTGCFVIGIFLSILSLKSLNTLLLGDMYAKTLGLKFSRTRLTIIISTSLLAGSITAFAGPIAFIGLAVPHLIRQVIPTANHVILLPAVMIGGAILMLLCDTLAQVPYSQYTLPINAISALLGAPVVIWLLVRKKKVLF; encoded by the coding sequence ATGAGTAAATCTACATATACATATTGCTTTATAGGATTGACTTTAGTACTACTACTTAGTTTTTTTCTCAATTTAAGTCTAGGGTCTGTACACATTCCTATAAATGAAATTTTTGAAGGTTTTACCGGTGGTGAGTTGTCAAAGAAGTCTTGGGAATATATCCTCTTAGACTATAGATTACCTAAAGCTATAACAGCTGTCATAGCTGGTGCAGGACTTGCTGTAGCGGGTTTATTAATGCAAACGCTGTTTAGAAACCCACTTGCTGGTCCTTTTGTACTTGGTATTAGTAGTGGAGCCAGTTTAGGAGTAGCTTTGTATATTCTGGGTGGCACTGCCATTGGTATTTCCTCAATATATATTTCGGGAAAATGGGGATTGATTTTGGCATCAAGTGTTGGTAGTGCTTCCGTGTTGCTCATTGTGTTATCAGTTGCATCTCGGGTGCGTGATACTATGGCTCTTCTTATAATCGGACTCATGGTAGGGAGTATCACAAGTGCGGTTGTGAGTGTACTCTCTTATTTTAGTAAAGCTGAAGAGCTGCAGCGTTTTATTTTTTGGTCTTTTGGCAGTTTAGGGGATCTTTCGTGGCGTGGAGTTTATATACTTACTGGTTGTTTTGTTATAGGTATTTTTTTATCCATCCTAAGCTTAAAATCACTTAACACTCTATTGTTAGGTGATATGTATGCAAAAACATTAGGGCTAAAATTTTCTAGGACAAGACTTACTATTATTATTTCCACAAGCCTCTTAGCAGGAAGTATTACGGCCTTTGCAGGCCCTATTGCGTTTATAGGTCTTGCGGTTCCACACCTTATAAGACAAGTCATACCTACAGCAAATCATGTTATCTTATTGCCCGCTGTAATGATAGGAGGTGCAATACTTATGCTCCTTTGTGATACGCTTGCACAAGTTCCTTATAGCCAATATACATTACCCATTAATGCAATTTCTGCATTATTAGGTGCTCCAGTAGTTATTTGGTTATTAGTTCGTAAAAAGAAAGTACTGTTTTAA
- a CDS encoding ABC transporter substrate-binding protein produces the protein MKKMVLAPVILLLINLQLLSCKQQSEPIKETSSTVESVQLENAVTYAEGFNITSYKDYTILDITKAFPGSDKVYSYALLNDSNNTQLADSLKNSNRIDQTLITPIQSIIVTSTTHIPSLETLGVAQTLVGFPGLDYISSPLSRKRIDQNLIKEVGYNESLNTELVIELSPDVVVSFGVEGENKTLNTLQNAKIPVIYNGDWVETHPLGKAEWIKFFGALYNKAHEADSIFKRIERNYLSTKEKAKKIVDKPTVLSGAMYKDVWYVPNGESWQAKIIDDAGGNYLWSQTAGTGSITMSVEAVLDEGQDAAFWIAPAQYTSYSKLLSDNKVYGEFDSFKNKRIYTFAKQKGIKGGVLYYELAPNRPDLVLEDLVSILHPEQMPKSSIFFTPLDE, from the coding sequence ATGAAAAAAATGGTTCTAGCACCTGTTATTCTACTTTTAATTAATTTACAACTATTAAGTTGTAAGCAGCAGAGTGAACCCATTAAAGAAACATCTTCAACAGTGGAGTCTGTACAATTAGAAAATGCAGTTACCTACGCAGAGGGCTTTAACATCACTTCATATAAAGATTATACCATACTTGATATTACCAAGGCTTTCCCAGGTTCTGACAAGGTATATTCATATGCGCTTCTAAATGACTCAAATAATACTCAACTTGCAGATTCTCTAAAAAATAGTAACCGCATTGATCAAACTCTAATCACCCCTATCCAGTCTATAATTGTTACCTCTACTACACATATTCCTTCACTAGAAACGTTGGGCGTAGCGCAAACATTAGTTGGGTTTCCAGGGTTAGATTACATTTCGAGTCCGCTTTCGCGAAAGCGTATTGATCAAAATTTAATCAAAGAAGTAGGATATAATGAATCTCTCAACACAGAACTTGTAATAGAGCTATCGCCAGATGTGGTGGTGTCCTTTGGAGTAGAAGGTGAAAATAAAACTTTAAATACGCTACAAAATGCTAAAATACCCGTAATTTATAATGGTGATTGGGTAGAAACCCATCCACTTGGAAAAGCTGAATGGATTAAATTTTTTGGCGCGCTGTATAACAAAGCACATGAGGCAGATAGTATTTTCAAGAGGATTGAAAGAAATTACTTATCAACGAAAGAAAAAGCCAAAAAAATTGTTGACAAACCTACTGTTTTAAGTGGTGCTATGTATAAAGACGTTTGGTATGTACCTAACGGAGAAAGTTGGCAAGCAAAAATTATAGATGATGCGGGCGGAAATTACCTTTGGTCACAAACCGCTGGTACTGGTAGTATTACGATGAGTGTTGAAGCTGTATTAGATGAAGGTCAAGATGCAGCATTTTGGATAGCGCCAGCACAATATACTAGCTATTCAAAATTATTAAGTGACAATAAAGTTTATGGCGAGTTTGATTCTTTTAAAAATAAAAGGATTTATACGTTTGCTAAACAAAAGGGGATTAAGGGCGGAGTTTTATATTACGAGCTTGCACCTAATAGACCAGATCTTGTATTAGAAGATTTAGTAAGTATATTACATCCAGAACAAATGCCTAAATCTTCTATATTTTTTACTCCTTTAGATGAGTAA